A region of Rhodoferax potami DNA encodes the following proteins:
- a CDS encoding SDR family NAD(P)-dependent oxidoreductase, whose translation MSDPTKLARYLSLEGKNVFITGGGTGIGAAIVAAFVEQGAHVAFVDVAEAESRALAAKLANGSKAKIWWRTCDVRDVAALQAATHDAARELGDFSVLVNNVARDDRHTLESVTPEYWDERMSVNQRPAFFAIQSLVPGMKRLGGGSIINLGSTGWQTKGSGYPCYAIAKSSVNGLTRGLADSLGADRIRINTVSPGWVMTERQISMWLNAEGEADIQRNQCLPDKLQPSDVARMVLFLASDDGAMCTAQEFKVDAGWN comes from the coding sequence ATGTCAGACCCCACAAAACTCGCCCGTTATCTCAGTCTGGAAGGTAAAAACGTTTTCATTACCGGTGGTGGCACCGGTATCGGCGCTGCCATCGTCGCCGCCTTTGTGGAGCAAGGTGCCCATGTGGCCTTTGTGGACGTAGCCGAGGCGGAAAGCCGCGCACTAGCGGCGAAGCTGGCAAATGGCAGCAAGGCAAAAATCTGGTGGCGCACCTGTGACGTGCGCGATGTGGCGGCGCTCCAGGCTGCAACCCACGATGCCGCCCGCGAACTGGGTGACTTTTCGGTATTGGTGAACAATGTGGCGCGTGACGATCGCCATACGTTGGAATCGGTGACCCCCGAATATTGGGATGAGCGCATGTCGGTCAATCAGCGCCCGGCATTTTTTGCGATTCAGTCTCTGGTGCCCGGTATGAAGCGGCTCGGTGGCGGCTCCATCATCAATCTCGGCTCCACCGGCTGGCAAACCAAAGGGAGCGGCTACCCCTGCTACGCGATTGCCAAATCGTCTGTGAACGGCTTGACCCGGGGTTTGGCAGATAGCCTGGGCGCTGATCGCATCCGCATCAATACCGTGTCGCCCGGCTGGGTGATGACAGAGCGCCAGATCAGCATGTGGCTCAATGCCGAAGGCGAAGCCGACATCCAGCGCAATCAGTGTTTGCCGGACAAGCTTCAACCATCTGATGTTGCGCGCATGGTCCTGTTCCTCGCGTCGGACGACGGCGCCATGTGCACCGCCCAGGAATTCAAAGTCGACGCAGGCTGGAACTAA